The following proteins are co-located in the Pseudomonas synxantha genome:
- a CDS encoding MerR family transcriptional regulator, whose product MLEPSHNDELPVIPGKRYFTIGEVSELCAVKPHVLRYWEQEFPQLNPVKRTGNRRYYQRQDVLMIRQIRALLYDQGFTISGARQRMSGDEAKDDTTQYKQLIRQMISELEDVLVVLKK is encoded by the coding sequence ATGCTGGAACCAAGTCATAACGACGAGCTACCCGTCATCCCAGGCAAACGCTACTTCACCATTGGTGAAGTCAGCGAGCTGTGTGCGGTAAAGCCGCACGTGCTGCGCTATTGGGAGCAGGAGTTTCCTCAACTCAACCCCGTCAAACGCACCGGGAACCGTCGGTATTATCAGCGCCAGGATGTGCTGATGATCCGACAGATCCGCGCGTTGCTGTACGACCAGGGGTTCACCATCAGCGGCGCACGCCAGCGTATGTCCGGTGATGAAGCCAAAGACGACACCACCCAGTACAAGCAACTGATCCGCCAGATGATCTCCGAACTGGAAGATGTGCTGGTGGTGCTGAAAAAATGA
- a CDS encoding LysR family transcriptional regulator: protein MKVSIRHVEIFKAVMASGSITGAADALGTSQPTVSRDLSSFESCIGMQLFERSKGRLKATRQGLALYNEITKTYDGLLKIGLAAAEIKQGLFEKITIASLPILSQTLLPGSISKFLLNYPELNISLTTHDSPVLEESLSSQSYDLGLIEGSTAPMGTIAEPLLRLDEVCILPPHHPLCHQTVIDPASLANHTFVHLAPNDPYRHQLDNLFSTQGINRRQILEVDNSATICQMVLHGVGVSIINPLAANAYASQGLQVRRLSTSIPFTVSIVRPIQRSKSHIIESFIDCIRITGNDLAFPRQEPQLITN from the coding sequence ATGAAGGTTTCAATAAGACACGTTGAAATATTTAAAGCGGTTATGGCGTCCGGGAGCATTACCGGAGCCGCTGACGCGCTAGGCACCTCACAACCGACTGTTAGCCGCGACTTATCCAGCTTCGAAAGCTGCATAGGCATGCAATTATTCGAAAGATCCAAAGGTCGACTGAAAGCGACCAGACAGGGTCTAGCCCTTTACAACGAAATAACTAAAACTTATGATGGCTTATTAAAAATCGGCCTAGCGGCCGCAGAAATAAAACAAGGCTTATTTGAAAAAATAACCATTGCAAGCTTGCCCATTCTGTCGCAAACATTACTCCCTGGTTCGATTTCAAAGTTCCTCTTAAATTATCCTGAATTGAACATTAGCCTAACCACACATGACTCTCCCGTATTAGAAGAAAGTCTATCATCGCAGTCCTATGATCTCGGTTTGATCGAAGGTTCCACAGCCCCCATGGGGACAATCGCTGAGCCTTTACTGAGGCTTGATGAGGTTTGCATACTGCCTCCTCATCACCCTCTGTGTCACCAAACGGTAATCGACCCAGCCTCCCTGGCGAACCACACCTTCGTCCATCTCGCACCCAACGATCCTTATCGGCATCAATTAGACAACCTGTTCAGCACACAGGGCATCAATCGTCGGCAAATCCTCGAAGTCGACAATTCGGCAACTATTTGCCAGATGGTTTTACATGGGGTGGGCGTATCAATCATCAACCCTCTTGCGGCGAACGCTTATGCAAGCCAAGGCCTCCAAGTTCGAAGGCTTTCAACTTCCATTCCTTTTACAGTAAGCATTGTCAGACCCATCCAGCGAAGTAAATCACACATCATTGAGTCCTTCATAGACTGTATTCGCATTACCGGCAATGATCTAGCCTTTCCAAGGCAGGAGCCTCAGTTAATAACCAACTAG
- a CDS encoding ATP-grasp domain-containing protein gives MDYVLMVDCTDVTSAIIIAANKRGVGVIFVRSELTRNHTSLTNDFFSENAVETYDIESPLDAKKIEEVMRLISKKYPISAVFTPLDDIVELVAAAAKGANLKGTSHLGVANAKNKGLARELLKAERLTQCGYRTCRTLGELPAAVSFIGYPCIVKPVSGFAKYLTAHLETPQDLRKFMDEYVSTRNDIDSAFRTFISDEYTVEEYICGQMYSAEVAKNEHGFYPLMLTKRDRAKHNELLEIESTMAPRGHYPDESAIFEYCEKVVDCLKLDVGIFHIEVIVNEGGVDLVEVNPRFMGGALSTLFQKSTSLSAFDILLDTYLGKVVDVQTKSRLFSTSRRLAPMEKTVAQATVDAGYIKEHFPWVREHSIAIHKGQTILPMTGNDSSLGYIHIVAEHYSTALDQAKATINMISAATGIKLAN, from the coding sequence ATGGACTACGTACTGATGGTTGACTGCACGGATGTCACTTCGGCAATCATCATCGCCGCTAATAAAAGAGGAGTCGGCGTTATCTTTGTCAGGTCTGAGCTGACACGTAATCACACGTCGTTAACGAATGACTTCTTTAGTGAAAATGCTGTAGAGACTTACGATATCGAGTCGCCTCTTGATGCAAAAAAAATTGAAGAGGTCATGAGGCTCATCAGCAAAAAATATCCAATATCAGCCGTCTTTACCCCCCTTGACGATATTGTTGAACTGGTTGCTGCGGCAGCCAAGGGTGCGAACCTTAAAGGCACATCCCATCTAGGTGTGGCCAATGCCAAGAATAAGGGCCTGGCCCGGGAACTCCTTAAAGCCGAAAGGTTGACTCAATGTGGATATCGCACATGTCGAACGCTCGGCGAGCTGCCGGCGGCGGTGAGCTTTATAGGTTATCCCTGTATCGTCAAACCCGTGTCTGGATTTGCCAAATATCTGACGGCGCACCTTGAGACACCGCAAGACCTACGAAAATTCATGGATGAATATGTGTCGACGCGTAACGACATAGACAGCGCTTTTCGCACCTTTATTTCAGACGAGTACACCGTTGAGGAATATATCTGCGGGCAAATGTACTCTGCGGAAGTGGCGAAAAATGAGCACGGTTTTTATCCATTAATGCTGACTAAGCGCGATCGTGCAAAGCACAATGAGTTATTGGAGATTGAGTCAACCATGGCCCCGCGTGGCCACTATCCTGATGAGAGTGCGATTTTTGAATACTGTGAAAAAGTAGTCGATTGCCTGAAACTTGATGTCGGTATTTTTCACATCGAGGTCATTGTCAACGAGGGGGGCGTTGATTTGGTTGAGGTGAACCCGCGTTTTATGGGGGGCGCTTTGTCGACGCTCTTTCAGAAATCCACATCGCTGAGTGCTTTTGATATTTTGCTGGATACCTATCTAGGGAAGGTTGTAGATGTTCAGACAAAATCTAGGCTGTTCTCTACTTCTCGGCGCCTCGCACCCATGGAGAAAACGGTTGCACAGGCTACTGTTGATGCGGGTTACATTAAAGAGCACTTTCCGTGGGTCAGGGAACACTCAATTGCTATTCACAAAGGGCAGACGATATTACCGATGACCGGTAATGACTCCTCTCTGGGTTATATTCATATCGTTGCTGAACACTACTCGACTGCTCTGGATCAAGCCAAGGCGACGATCAATATGATTTCGGCCGCCACAGGTATCAAGTTAGCGAACTGA
- the lysA gene encoding diaminopimelate decarboxylase, protein MTKDLLDSIIPAIHSVGTPLWLYDAPIIRRQIRKLKSFDFIRYAQKACSNIHILSLMREEGVLIDSVSLGEVERALSAGYCVDGPHSPIVFTADLIDAGTLARLVELKIPVNAGSPQMLEQLGALSPGHEVWLRINPGFGHGHTRKTNTGGEHSKHGIWHTEIQSSIELIHHHGLKLVGLHMHIGSGADYEHLARVCDAMVNEVKLLGVDIEAISAGGGLSIPYTDREEEIDPEHYFQLWHSARQKIEEFLGHPVSLEIEPGRYLAAQAGILVAEVRAYKPMGQNFFVLVDAGFNDLIRPAMYGSIHRVSVMSPTGQIKSEGLRPTVIAGPLCESGDVFTQKEGGEVISYLLPEVEIGDLLIFHDCGAYGASMSSNYNTRPLLPEVLKDGDQLKVIRNRQSYADLLKLELEAGQLLHAL, encoded by the coding sequence ATGACAAAAGATCTACTCGATTCAATCATCCCGGCGATCCACTCAGTTGGCACGCCGCTCTGGTTATACGACGCGCCAATCATCCGTCGGCAGATCAGAAAACTGAAGTCCTTCGATTTCATACGTTATGCGCAGAAGGCTTGCTCCAATATTCACATCCTGTCGCTGATGCGCGAAGAAGGCGTGTTGATCGACTCCGTGTCGCTGGGAGAGGTCGAGCGTGCCCTGAGCGCGGGCTATTGCGTTGACGGCCCCCACTCACCCATCGTTTTCACCGCAGACTTGATTGACGCAGGCACCCTAGCCCGCCTGGTTGAACTGAAGATCCCGGTCAACGCAGGCTCCCCGCAGATGCTTGAACAGTTGGGAGCCCTGAGCCCTGGGCATGAGGTATGGTTGCGGATCAATCCGGGGTTCGGTCATGGCCACACGCGCAAGACGAATACGGGTGGAGAGCACAGTAAACACGGAATATGGCACACCGAAATCCAAAGCAGCATCGAGTTGATTCACCATCATGGGCTGAAACTGGTGGGCCTTCACATGCACATCGGTTCGGGAGCCGACTATGAGCATCTGGCGCGTGTCTGCGACGCTATGGTGAACGAGGTCAAGCTCCTGGGGGTCGATATTGAAGCGATATCCGCGGGCGGCGGGCTGTCGATTCCATACACTGACCGTGAGGAGGAAATTGACCCCGAGCATTATTTTCAGCTCTGGCACTCAGCACGTCAGAAGATAGAAGAATTCCTGGGACACCCAGTCAGCCTGGAAATCGAGCCTGGCCGCTATCTGGCTGCGCAAGCCGGAATCTTGGTCGCAGAAGTGCGGGCTTACAAACCCATGGGCCAGAACTTCTTCGTTCTCGTGGACGCCGGTTTCAACGATCTGATTCGTCCGGCCATGTATGGCTCAATCCATCGTGTGAGTGTTATGAGCCCAACAGGGCAAATAAAGAGCGAAGGCCTACGGCCGACAGTGATTGCCGGTCCCCTTTGTGAGTCAGGCGATGTGTTTACTCAGAAGGAAGGTGGGGAAGTCATTTCCTACCTCCTGCCCGAGGTAGAGATTGGTGACCTGCTGATCTTTCATGATTGTGGGGCTTATGGTGCAAGCATGTCGTCAAACTACAATACGCGTCCGTTGCTCCCGGAGGTATTGAAAGATGGAGACCAACTGAAAGTGATCAGAAACCGCCAAAGTTATGCCGACCTTCTGAAGCTGGAGCTAGAAGCCGGACAATTACTGCACGCGCTGTAA
- a CDS encoding amino acid adenylation domain-containing protein — MFNECLHDFLTARATLAPDATAAMFNDLPISNAQLEQRADQVARSLIAEGIPTGSRVAIQVPRSLDMLAGVIGILKAGCTCVPIDPEDTDERRAAILNHSDAQALVTDRASEHFVGSWAGVRLTLIRLIDTLHAHDLQNLPAVDADSLAFLFYTSGSTGQPKGVMLSHRALVSGQRWLQTRFPLSKKDRQLLRTTLSVTNLVREIFWPLLSGCVIVVLPPGEHRSPSKLVDAINQSRISVFLAVPALLAGMIEEPEFKQNRTLRYVFSSSDVMPGDLPSRFFACDIPARLFNLYGLTEALYSCHWECHPEQEYAGFVPVGFPAELTPIIVDESLRKVTDAQPGELLITGTGIADGYFKQPELTRERFIDTPYGMAFRTGDIAKQDADGRIDLLGRIDDQLKVAGHRVEPGEIEAHLNRCPGVKEAVVVGIRAPSGNTRLSAYLTFEPGVELSAAAIRTSLADRLPDYMVPARFLVVEAIPYTDNGKVDRKTLRESHSWELELSEDKTRPTTETQARIRLSLK; from the coding sequence ATGTTTAACGAATGCTTACATGACTTTCTGACTGCGCGAGCAACGCTGGCTCCCGACGCTACAGCGGCGATGTTCAATGACTTACCAATAAGCAATGCGCAACTGGAACAACGGGCTGACCAGGTTGCACGCAGCTTGATCGCCGAGGGCATCCCCACCGGTAGCAGAGTTGCGATCCAGGTTCCGCGATCATTGGACATGCTGGCGGGGGTCATTGGCATCCTCAAGGCCGGCTGCACATGCGTCCCCATCGACCCGGAAGATACGGACGAGCGCCGAGCTGCGATCTTGAACCATTCCGACGCTCAGGCGTTGGTGACAGACCGGGCAAGCGAGCACTTTGTCGGTTCATGGGCTGGAGTCAGGCTGACCCTGATTCGACTCATTGACACGCTGCACGCCCACGACCTGCAGAACCTGCCTGCCGTCGACGCCGATAGCCTAGCCTTCTTGTTTTACACCTCGGGTTCCACCGGGCAACCTAAAGGGGTCATGCTATCCCATCGCGCCTTGGTCAGCGGACAGCGCTGGTTGCAAACGCGATTCCCTCTAAGCAAAAAAGACCGACAGTTACTGCGCACCACCTTGAGCGTCACCAACCTTGTCCGGGAAATTTTCTGGCCTCTGCTGTCAGGCTGCGTGATCGTTGTACTGCCGCCCGGCGAGCATAGAAGCCCGTCGAAACTGGTCGATGCCATCAATCAGAGCCGGATCTCGGTATTCCTGGCGGTGCCAGCCCTGTTGGCCGGGATGATTGAAGAACCTGAGTTCAAACAGAACCGGACGCTACGCTATGTGTTCAGTAGCAGCGATGTAATGCCTGGCGATCTTCCCTCAAGATTTTTCGCCTGTGATATTCCCGCCCGATTGTTCAACCTGTACGGCCTGACAGAAGCGCTTTATAGCTGCCATTGGGAGTGCCACCCTGAACAAGAATATGCCGGCTTCGTGCCGGTGGGTTTCCCTGCGGAATTGACGCCTATCATTGTCGATGAGTCGCTGCGCAAAGTCACCGACGCACAACCTGGCGAACTGCTCATCACCGGCACCGGTATTGCCGACGGCTACTTCAAGCAGCCCGAGCTTACCCGCGAACGCTTTATCGATACCCCATACGGAATGGCGTTCCGAACAGGGGACATCGCAAAACAAGATGCTGATGGCCGCATCGACCTTTTGGGACGGATAGACGACCAGTTGAAAGTGGCCGGACATCGCGTAGAGCCCGGAGAGATCGAGGCGCACCTGAATCGTTGCCCAGGGGTAAAGGAAGCTGTGGTAGTGGGCATTCGGGCGCCGAGTGGCAACACCCGTCTTTCGGCATATCTAACATTCGAACCCGGCGTAGAACTGAGCGCGGCGGCTATTCGTACCAGCTTGGCTGATCGCCTCCCCGACTACATGGTACCGGCCAGGTTCCTGGTGGTAGAGGCCATTCCCTATACCGATAACGGCAAAGTCGATCGCAAGACACTACGTGAGTCACACTCTTGGGAACTTGAGTTGTCGGAAGACAAGACTCGCCCCACTACTGAGACCCAGGCCCGGATCCGACTCTCTCTCAAATGA
- a CDS encoding ACT domain-containing protein produces MGMVNFELVFRVHAPAYSIYKLKGVPEAACLSVGTDFVSLSIALNETTLICTSNIQLAGCVVEQASLAWRCLEVVSEHPADVVGLIAFVSNTLAGAGISMLTISSFAGDYFFVKEKSLDHAITVLSAAGSIFTSITEPQGCAE; encoded by the coding sequence ATGGGTATGGTCAATTTTGAGTTGGTGTTCAGAGTGCACGCACCTGCGTATTCGATATATAAGTTGAAAGGTGTTCCAGAGGCTGCTTGCTTATCAGTGGGCACGGATTTTGTATCGTTATCGATTGCACTGAATGAAACCACTCTGATTTGCACGAGCAATATTCAACTCGCGGGTTGTGTAGTCGAGCAGGCCAGTCTTGCCTGGCGTTGCCTTGAAGTGGTCAGCGAACATCCAGCGGATGTCGTGGGTTTGATAGCCTTTGTCAGTAATACTTTAGCCGGCGCAGGTATCAGTATGCTGACGATTTCCTCTTTTGCCGGTGACTACTTTTTTGTAAAAGAAAAGTCGCTCGATCACGCCATCACGGTACTGAGTGCCGCGGGTAGCATCTTTACCTCTATTACCGAGCCGCAGGGGTGCGCAGAGTGA
- a CDS encoding pyrroline-5-carboxylate reductase family protein, with protein MRTIHMLGAGHMGGAILYGLRQQLKGTDSLRVIEVDAERSARYSSDGFQVSTRLETIEDDDIIVLAVPPQRFAQALMQNERLKRHRGPVISVMAGITLNTLTRELGHCNVVRSIPNTPSQVGEGVTLYYAPKSASPELTSAAQQVFGAIGVVIRVEDETQIDSGTALGGGGPALVAFFADALQEYAHDEGFDAQQAALIATQLLHGTARLIRETGKPAWQVCKDVQTKGGTTERAIDTFIDADLKGIVKAALQAAARRSVELGQ; from the coding sequence ATGAGAACTATACATATGTTGGGCGCAGGGCACATGGGGGGAGCCATTCTTTACGGCCTTCGCCAACAACTGAAGGGTACTGATAGTCTTCGTGTCATCGAGGTTGATGCCGAACGTAGCGCCCGGTATTCCAGTGATGGTTTCCAAGTCAGTACCCGCCTCGAAACGATTGAGGATGACGACATTATTGTTCTGGCAGTTCCTCCGCAGCGGTTCGCGCAGGCGTTGATGCAGAACGAACGACTCAAACGGCATCGCGGCCCGGTTATTTCCGTCATGGCAGGCATTACTTTGAATACGCTGACCCGTGAGTTGGGACATTGCAACGTCGTGCGTTCGATTCCCAACACACCGTCGCAGGTGGGGGAAGGCGTGACGCTGTATTACGCCCCGAAGTCAGCCAGTCCTGAGCTGACATCTGCTGCACAGCAGGTGTTCGGTGCAATCGGCGTTGTGATTCGTGTTGAGGACGAAACGCAGATTGATTCAGGTACGGCCCTGGGCGGTGGCGGCCCAGCGTTGGTTGCTTTTTTTGCCGACGCCTTGCAGGAGTATGCTCATGACGAAGGTTTCGATGCCCAACAGGCTGCGCTGATTGCCACTCAGTTACTGCACGGCACTGCCCGGTTGATACGTGAAACCGGCAAGCCCGCGTGGCAAGTCTGTAAGGATGTACAGACCAAAGGCGGTACAACGGAGCGTGCCATCGATACGTTCATTGATGCGGATCTCAAGGGTATCGTCAAGGCAGCCCTACAGGCGGCGGCGCGTCGCTCGGTAGAGCTGGGACAATAA
- a CDS encoding methyltransferase, which yields MSAQVNLQSDSPNIDPQPKEDVSYSLYFGLGQSLTLLDHPEVFKVSAAGKAFGSLLTRRFGRQYADARFLDIGTGSGVHSLLLRRLGMKSVTATDISAQAIDVAKINEVANLGTEDVRFILSDLFDGMDPTTDAFDVILFNPPGWQTPSTEFLQALQHSESAQGLAIEAMFYGDRTLKRFFDEVPLFLKSGAKLIIGLNSLVGIPAVMQALCQKHDADYHIDWCLLGNPGLMSTR from the coding sequence ATGAGTGCTCAGGTAAACTTGCAATCAGACTCTCCGAACATCGATCCTCAGCCGAAGGAGGATGTCAGTTATTCCCTCTATTTTGGTTTGGGTCAGTCACTCACGCTTTTGGATCACCCTGAAGTGTTCAAGGTCAGCGCAGCCGGAAAAGCATTCGGTTCATTATTGACAAGGCGCTTCGGAAGGCAATACGCCGATGCTCGCTTTCTCGATATAGGAACGGGCAGTGGAGTGCACTCGCTGCTTTTGCGCCGCCTGGGCATGAAGTCGGTCACTGCCACGGACATTTCAGCCCAGGCTATCGACGTGGCGAAGATCAATGAGGTCGCCAATCTTGGCACTGAGGATGTCCGGTTTATCCTCAGTGATCTGTTTGATGGCATGGACCCCACCACCGACGCCTTTGATGTGATTCTGTTCAACCCGCCAGGCTGGCAGACCCCGTCGACAGAGTTTCTACAGGCACTGCAACACTCGGAGTCTGCCCAGGGGCTGGCCATTGAGGCGATGTTTTATGGTGATCGCACGCTCAAGCGCTTCTTTGATGAAGTGCCTTTATTTCTCAAATCTGGCGCAAAACTTATCATTGGTCTGAACTCGCTGGTGGGCATTCCGGCCGTGATGCAGGCATTGTGTCAAAAACACGATGCCGATTACCACATTGACTGGTGCTTGTTAGGGAATCCTGGCCTGATGTCCACGCGGTAG
- a CDS encoding IS4 family transposase, with translation MAKLALQQAIAPEWIDQVFEEHRQRQYSRELLFSTIIKLMSLVSLGFKPSLHAAARQLEDLPVSLAALYDKISRTEPALLRALITGCAQRLAPTIRELGCTAMLPGWQVRVVDGNHLASTEKRLGALRNERGAARPGFSVVAYDPDLDQVVDLQACEDAYASERVCVLPLLANAEPGQVWLADRLYCTLPVMEACEQVQTCFVIRQQAKHPRLIQEGEWQEPVPVETGTVREQIIQVKGGYQCRRVELTLHSPTDSGDSSLMFWSNLPESVSAQQIAELYRRRWSIEGMFQRLEAILESEIETLGSPKAALLGFATAVLAYNVLAVLKRSVEQAHRDTQPEGWEVSIYHLAVQVRSGYEGMQIALPSEHLPVIPLEKLAQHLLALAKNIQPKQVAKSPRGPKVPKPKTWVKGTAVNAHVSTDRVLKAAKTKRP, from the coding sequence ATGGCCAAACTGGCGCTGCAGCAGGCTATTGCCCCCGAGTGGATTGATCAGGTTTTCGAAGAACACCGGCAACGGCAGTATTCTCGTGAGCTATTGTTCTCGACCATCATCAAGCTAATGTCCCTTGTTTCATTGGGTTTTAAGCCATCTCTGCACGCCGCCGCGCGACAACTGGAAGACCTTCCTGTTAGCCTGGCGGCGCTCTACGACAAGATCAGTCGTACCGAGCCTGCTCTGTTGCGCGCCCTGATTACGGGCTGTGCACAGCGCCTGGCTCCAACCATCCGGGAACTGGGCTGCACGGCGATGCTGCCGGGCTGGCAGGTTCGGGTAGTGGATGGTAATCACCTGGCATCCACTGAGAAACGTCTGGGAGCTTTACGCAACGAGCGCGGCGCCGCTCGTCCCGGTTTTTCGGTTGTTGCATACGATCCCGATCTGGATCAGGTCGTCGACCTTCAGGCGTGTGAGGATGCCTACGCAAGCGAGCGCGTTTGTGTGCTGCCTTTATTGGCCAATGCCGAGCCCGGCCAAGTGTGGCTGGCTGACCGGCTTTATTGCACGCTCCCGGTTATGGAGGCTTGTGAGCAAGTCCAAACTTGCTTTGTCATTCGTCAGCAAGCCAAGCATCCACGTTTGATTCAAGAGGGTGAGTGGCAAGAGCCAGTACCTGTGGAAACTGGCACTGTGCGTGAGCAGATCATCCAGGTCAAAGGCGGTTACCAATGTCGGCGTGTCGAACTGACGCTTCATTCGCCAACGGACTCCGGCGACAGCAGCTTGATGTTCTGGAGCAACCTGCCTGAGAGCGTCAGTGCACAACAGATCGCCGAACTGTATCGCCGCCGCTGGAGCATTGAAGGTATGTTCCAGCGACTGGAAGCGATCCTGGAAAGTGAGATCGAAACCCTTGGCAGCCCAAAGGCTGCCTTACTCGGGTTCGCAACGGCGGTATTGGCTTACAACGTCCTGGCTGTTCTCAAACGCAGTGTTGAACAAGCTCATCGGGATACCCAGCCTGAAGGATGGGAAGTCTCGATTTACCATTTAGCGGTTCAGGTCAGGAGTGGATATGAGGGAATGCAGATTGCGCTGCCCTCGGAACATCTTCCTGTCATTCCGTTGGAAAAACTGGCTCAGCACTTATTGGCGCTTGCCAAAAATATCCAACCTAAACAAGTTGCGAAAAGCCCCCGTGGCCCCAAGGTACCCAAGCCCAAAACATGGGTTAAAGGCACCGCGGTGAATGCGCATGTTTCAACGGACAGGGTACTTAAGGCTGCCAAAACGAAAAGACCTTGA
- a CDS encoding trypsin-like serine peptidase: MSLTHTACVILYFLLLGTVWPSHARDLAEGLTEQSPSVALENKNQRYPQWTGIGSLKNALGQTCNAVLLDTRNRQGKAVGPAYVLTAGHCVFYSYGTARVRQAFTAEVTFNYFHDTPEQRVTYTVKTAHWSSMAGTDLAVLELDTSLGVLVAGAIMPLKLASQRQTSDREVINVGAPTGFLKKGLRMSACVESTLNSFAEHPGVFPSALRNRCNGLRPGSSGSPMLDRNTNEITSIISKVASAIQKDILNSCQNNSACEAAKFNYSYPANDLYYCFVDGVFRNDTPTCQLKAVEITLDEPWNLKPYVHLQRDAADKIIRPTWNLRFSIQEPFYRFKAVNDISDCARTHGYQVAAASDEAYINQPIGPELGPHVLCILGVQKAEQPLTEALLRNAFTHSVFLTNPAPAPQLKHRYHVAWETQHNGFSQHYYYSVNAAVSTTCGDIDDDRYTLAMDGIFIDIAELPITLCSYARNNAGQPSAIRTDVIRGATVRSQRHAR; this comes from the coding sequence ATGTCACTTACTCACACCGCCTGCGTCATCCTGTATTTCCTGTTGCTCGGCACTGTCTGGCCCAGCCACGCCAGAGACCTGGCTGAGGGACTTACTGAACAGTCACCTTCCGTGGCACTTGAAAATAAAAACCAACGGTATCCGCAGTGGACCGGCATCGGTTCACTGAAAAACGCCTTAGGCCAGACCTGCAATGCCGTTCTGCTCGACACGCGCAACCGCCAGGGTAAGGCCGTCGGCCCGGCTTATGTGCTGACCGCCGGGCATTGTGTGTTCTACAGCTACGGTACGGCGCGCGTGCGCCAGGCATTTACCGCCGAGGTGACCTTCAATTACTTTCATGACACGCCCGAACAGCGTGTCACCTACACAGTCAAGACAGCACATTGGAGCAGCATGGCGGGCACTGACCTGGCCGTGCTCGAACTGGATACATCACTGGGCGTGCTGGTGGCCGGCGCGATCATGCCACTCAAGCTGGCCTCCCAACGGCAGACGTCGGATCGAGAAGTGATTAACGTGGGAGCGCCGACCGGATTCCTGAAAAAAGGCCTGCGCATGAGTGCCTGCGTAGAGTCGACCCTCAACAGTTTTGCCGAACATCCCGGCGTGTTCCCCAGCGCCTTGCGCAACCGCTGCAACGGCCTGCGTCCAGGCAGCTCCGGCAGTCCGATGCTGGACCGTAACACCAATGAAATCACCAGCATCATCAGCAAAGTCGCGTCTGCCATTCAGAAGGACATTCTCAATAGCTGCCAGAACAACTCGGCGTGCGAAGCTGCCAAATTCAACTACAGCTACCCCGCCAACGACTTGTACTACTGCTTTGTAGACGGCGTTTTCCGTAACGACACCCCGACCTGCCAGCTCAAGGCCGTTGAAATCACGCTGGACGAACCGTGGAACCTGAAACCCTATGTGCATTTACAACGTGACGCCGCCGACAAAATTATTCGTCCGACCTGGAACCTGAGGTTTTCAATCCAGGAACCGTTCTATCGATTCAAAGCCGTGAATGACATCAGCGATTGCGCACGCACGCACGGTTACCAAGTGGCTGCCGCCTCTGATGAAGCCTACATCAATCAGCCCATCGGCCCAGAGCTGGGGCCGCATGTGCTGTGCATACTCGGGGTGCAAAAGGCCGAGCAGCCGCTGACCGAAGCGCTGCTGCGCAATGCGTTCACCCATTCGGTATTCCTGACCAACCCGGCACCGGCACCGCAGCTCAAGCACCGCTATCACGTCGCCTGGGAAACCCAGCACAACGGTTTCAGCCAGCATTACTACTACAGCGTGAACGCGGCGGTCAGCACCACATGTGGCGATATTGACGACGATCGCTACACCCTGGCCATGGACGGCATTTTCATTGACATAGCAGAGTTGCCGATCACGTTATGCAGCTATGCACGCAACAACGCTGGCCAACCGTCGGCCATTCGCACAGATGTGATCAGAGGAGCAACGGTTCGCTCGCAGCGTCATGCCAGGTGA
- a CDS encoding DUF2388 domain-containing protein, with protein MDLWKTLAAIITVSISADVMAWYVENPVERALTVTTLFPTMILGGTTAFTMYGPSLMKKAKNDALAFIGSDGEIRGAQFEQASRYYRSTYNPPLMSDMQLARAIVVAY; from the coding sequence ATGGATTTATGGAAGACGTTGGCAGCCATCATCACGGTGTCGATCAGTGCTGACGTAATGGCGTGGTATGTCGAAAATCCAGTAGAGCGGGCGCTGACCGTCACGACGCTGTTTCCGACCATGATCCTCGGCGGAACAACAGCATTCACAATGTATGGTCCCTCGTTGATGAAAAAAGCCAAGAACGATGCGCTCGCATTCATAGGCTCTGATGGTGAGATCCGCGGCGCGCAGTTTGAGCAAGCTTCTCGCTACTATCGCTCGACCTATAACCCGCCGCTAATGTCTGACATGCAGTTGGCGCGAGCGATCGTCGTGGCGTACTGA